DNA sequence from the Manduca sexta isolate Smith_Timp_Sample1 chromosome 25, JHU_Msex_v1.0, whole genome shotgun sequence genome:
aatttgtaattttatattaacatttcatataaaaattattatctaggaagttacaaatattttactaatagcaAGATCATAGAATGACTATATAGTCACTTTGCTCCCTAAAAAATCAACAAGGAACTGTAGTCATGTTCGaataagattaataattatgtacaaatacTACTAACTTTCTTTTGggtttttttcttttgatgtaCTTTTTTACTGGAGAATCTCTCTGTTGGAATAGATGTGTCTCTGTGTAAATGTGTTACATCAGCTGTGTCTGAAAGGGATGAACTATAGCCAGGTATCACATTTTCTTCGACTGCAATAAAACATTGTACATATGATGAGTAAGGAATAAGTACAGTATATGCAGTACATACAGCACATGTGTTGGTAGGGATCTCAAAGGATCTATCCATGCAGTTCATAATACAGTAGACTTGATTAACTGGACTAATTGTTGTCAAAAAGTATTTGTATTACCTAAAATCTGggtaattgaatttattataattactaataatttacataaatgtattatcATAAACTAGCTTTAgctagcggcttcgcccgcgttattGGCCATACTTGTACTTAGGAATAATGTAGACTAATATCCCTGTAATATTGGTAAAAGGATTTTCAAAATGGGGTAGgcaattttttagttttatataaagttttatctTAAAACTCTCAGTTGGCAATCTAGATAATAGCGATAACTGTGTCCGGAAAATCGAGTCTCCAATGTATTATGCACAGGGTTTAATGTAATGGTGGCAGATAATTTAGTctaaaaccaaaataacattaaatcaaAAAGAAGGAACTACGAGCGATTTGCGACTTATTTATATGCGTTAGGGTAGACAAATTAATCTTATAGTAAGCTACATAATGTATGTtcctacattatatttttgtacttactGATGGAATCATCTGTGTCCAAATCAATAATAGCGTCTGCTATTGCACAGTGATCAGCCAGGATATATGAATTTGTGAGGTCGACAAAATCATCGACatcgttattattattcatcttcgtttttaaaaatgatcTCAATAATACTGGATACTATATTAATCTAGAAAGCGGAGCTTAAAACCCAAAATTAACAATAGTTATGAATTTATTCAATTTGTGGTGATTGGCtgtattatgaatttataatgaCATTGATGAACAGCTGATAtcgcttttatttaaaactttcaaaaaattataaccgTTATATATAGCAAAGATGCCCAAAGATCTAgcccaaagagaattataatgatatagcctttccatttttttttttggtttatttactccttaaggagaaggcaaaggctctcagccatacagccttctagcctttccatatatattataattctctttggatctagccaaagagattttttttttttattttccctttattattaggaaggcaaagggttctagcccatacagcctcgTCATTAATAGTGCTTTTAATGAGATTCAGTACGATAAGGCCTAAGCCAAGTCTTCATAtagccaaagagaattataataattttggagATGCAGCCACTTTACAAATTGCTCTTTCTTTGTTTTTCAGATTCCTAAATTCAGAAACTGTGCCTGTTTCACAATTTCTTAAAAATCATGTAACTTTGAGGGAAAGTAGCAACACTTCTGAACAGTGTGAACCAAACATTCGTTTGAATAATGGATGTATAAGTCGGCCTTAGGCGTTACCTtgcgaacaataaaaaaaaaaaaaaccatctaCTGATTTGACGTAAACAAATgtcaattataaagtatttttaaggaaagcgcgggaaacctttgaatttggcgggtgtcttttttccttttaaattgaaaataattatttttattcagaaatttagtcagttaagttgtaaattgtatatattttttcattatttatttaattgtagtgtagtgtatatagaaaacaactattggtaagtgtgtattttattaatatttagttgggTGTTGGGATGGACGAGCCCCCAGATCCTGGGGGTGATGTTCCCCAACCatcacattttataacaattgaaacTGCTTCAAGCTTAGACACTGACTGTTTAGTTTCCAACACAAATAAAAGAAAGCGCATACGGTTAAGTAAGGTGtgcaaaatatgcaataaaaaaaaacgcaaaaatgCAATGGCTGTAGACTCGGGTAGAACTGGATGTCGTTGCGAAGACAGTGAcgaaaaaatcactgaaaatcAATCACCTCTCAAAGCACCGCATACACAAGCTCTTCCATCTCAGGCTTCTCAGGTACCTCCTAATATTACTGATAGTATTAGAAAAGAATATACTGCATTGGATGCTTCACCgtttattattcatgttgctAGGTCTAGTACAGGAGAGATAACACAAGATCTTAATTTGCATCCAATATGCTTTggcagatttttatataaaaaccagGTGTCAAACATAGTACAAGGCAGTTTGAAGCGTATTGGTcgcaacaaaatttcaatggCATTCACAAGTCACTTAGCAGCaaattctttcttaaaacatcatGCCTTATTGGAAAAGGCTATGAAGCTTTTATTCCATCTTTTAACGTTACCAGGATGGGACTCGTAAGAGGTGTACCGGTGGACATGTCTGtggaagaaataaaagaaaatattagggtTCCTTTAGGTTGTGgcgacataataaaagtaagacgcttaaattttaaaacaatagtggaTGGCTCTGCTACTTGGAAACCATCCCAGACTATAGTGCTTACTTTTGATGGTCAGGTCCTTCCCAcaagagtatttatgtgttttaattcccTCAAAAGTAGAACTATACATTTATCCTTCAATTCAATGCTACAATTGTTGCCGGTATGGACATACTAAAGATACATGCAGATCTAAACCAAGGTGCTATAAATGTGGACAAGGGCATACTGGTACATCTTGTGATTGCGACCaagataatagttattgttgtctttgtggCGGCCCCCCATATTGCAATTAGCAAGGTTTGCCCAGAAGCCAGTaggcagacaaatataaaaaagtatatggcCCAAAATTGCGTTTCATACTCAGAAGCATCAAAGATACATCCTCCAGTGACAAAATCATATGCTGACACATTAAAGTTTACACCCCCATCTTCTTTTGTAGCCAACAGCCAAGATGTCAAAACTCCAGCCACTCAACCATTGCACAGtaactcttataaaaaaactgtttttctgaAGCCCCGTTCTCCGCCTAAATCGATACAAGGTTATGATCGTGCAGCCCACCAAGCTCTTGTAGGTGATTTCAACTCTCCCACTTATGCTGATGGGTGTGCACTTCCTAAAACTGGTACCCTGCCAGAACCACAATCAGTAGCCGATATTATAATAGCTTTAGTTTCATCACtgtcacaaacaattttaccgtccaacgttgcccctttattgaaaataataactgacatatttaacaatggctCACTTAGGCAGAGTTCTACAATGGAACTGCAGAAGCGTAGTGAAGAACAAAtctgatttaatttatcttattaataaatttaatcctAGTGTTATAGCTCTATGTGAGACGTGGTTAAAaccggaattttgttttaaaattcctgGTTATTCCTGTCTCAGGGAAGATAGAGCCGATGGGTATGGCGGTGTTGCCATACTCATCAAAAAAGCCCCTTAATTTTTCCCAGTTTGACTTACCATctcaccataatgatttttccataatagcatccattgttaataatatttgttttgtatctatttatatccCGCGTCCCTGTTCTTAtatatttagagaaataaacaacattatttctattttaccgaAACCATTTTTAATTGTAGGAGATTTTAATTCTCATCATGAGTCGTGGGGCTGTTCAACAACAAAAACTTGTGGAAGAGATCTTATTGATATCATTGATTCTCATaatctttgtattttaaattcaggCTCTCCTACCCGCCGTACCAACCCTGATGAAGGTCTCAGTGCCGTGGATTTAACCATTAGTTCACCAAGCCTAGCTTCTTCTCTTACTTGGGAAATTCTTCCTTATTCTCATGGGAGTGATCACCTACCAATTCTGATTAACTTTCCACATACCAAGAAACCTTCTGTTTCGCGGTCGCCacgtttaaaatatgtattaaaagatgtaaattggaatgagtacaaaaaacgactagataaacaaatttcaaatctcCCGGATATCCAAAATAACAACGAAACAGTATGTTCTATGGCTCTTGCTCAATTAATGACTGATGTTGCGGATGAGATTTTTCCCATTAAAAACACCACTAGCACCAGGATCCCGTCTCCACCTTGGTGGGACCGAGAGTGTACAAAAGCTGCAAAGAAAAGGAAAGAAGCCGAAAGGGCTTACTGCCAAAATATGACTTCAGAAAATTTTGATTACTACATGTTGATTTCTAAACAgacgaaaaatttatttcaaaagaaaaaatctgaaGGCTGGAAATCATTTTGTCATTCTATTTCCCCAGATACTCGTCCATCTATGGTTTGGCGAAATATTCGAAGATTTCGATCAGCCTTTAGTGATAATTCCGTCTGTTCACTCTCGCCTTCCCTAACAGAAGATATTTTAGATCATTTGGCTCCTCCTACTGTTCCACAACAACTTTGTCCATCCGCAGTCCTGAAAATAGACGATGACTTAAACTCCCCATTTTCACTATCAGAGCTCAAAGGTGTTTTAACTAGCGTCAAAGATTCTTCCCCAGGTGAAGATGGCATTCCCTACTCTTTTTAGTAATCTTAGTGAAAcagcattactttatttttaaacattgttaattctATTATGATAACTGGTAACATACCTGCCTCATGGCGATCACAAATTGTATTGCCTATTCTGAAACCTGGTAAAAATTGCGTGCCAGGCCTCATCTTATCGTCCAATAGTTTTATCCTCCGTACTGTTAAAACTCGCTGAACATATGGTTAAAAACCGTTTGGAATGGTATATCGAGAGTAATCGCCTTCTGTCAGATAGCCAATATGGATTCCGAAAAGGCAAAAGCACGATagatagtattagtatttttgtgtccgatatcCGCCTAGCTTTTTCTGAGAGCAAATCAGTGGTTGCCACATTTTTAGATATCAATTCAGCATACGACAATGTCATTCCCTCCATTCTAAGAAATAATTTGCATGATCTTAACATCCCTGGTAtgctatctaattttattacaaatttaataagagaacgatatattaatatttgtccaGATGATGCTACCAAATTATCTAGAACCGTATGTAGGGGTCTACCCCAGGGGTCAGTGCTAAGTCCcttactttacaatatttacacatatgacCTGGAATCAGCTTTAAATAGTTCCGTTAAAATCCTTCAATATGCAGATGATCTCCTTctttatacatcagaaaaaaTAACTTCTAATACTTGTTCCTCTATGTCTTCAGCTATGAGCAATTTAGAATCCTGGATGACTCTAAATGGATTAGATCTTTCACCTTCTAAAAgctgtttagttttgtttaccagAAAACGTTTATTTCCTAtaatagaagtaaaatataaaaatgttatgattcCGGTAAAGACCgaagtgaaatttcttggtGTTTTATTAGACTCAAAACTTACGGGTTCTCAACATAGTGATTATTTAGTTGCTAAATGCGAACGgaacttgaatattttacgttgtCTTTCAGGTGTTTGGTGGGGTGCGCACCCATTTTCATTACGACTCGTATATAATGCTTTAATTAGAAGTCTTTTAGACTACGGTACATTTATCTTGGAACCGGCTAATTCAGCAGCGTTTAAAAACTTGACTTAATTCAGAACAAGGCTCTTAGAATAATTGCTGGTGCGATGAAATCCAGTCCAATTAACGCTCTGGAAGTTGAGTGTGTAGAACCTCCTCTTAAATTGCGAAGACAGTACTTGTCagacagatttttgtttaaagccTTGCAATTTTCTAATCACGCTCTTTTTCCAATACTTCAATCTCTTTCTCAATATATTGCAACATCTTCATCGTGGAAAGAAAAATCACTTCCTTGTTTGGTTAtaagttttcgtaaatttataagttttcaagCGCCCACTTATAGATCAGTTTCACTCCCAATTTTTATGGTTGGGTTTAAATCACTTCTGCTTTCGCCGGTAATATGTTATTCCTTAGGCGTTGATAGAGACCATCCTAATGCTAATACTCAGTTTAATGAATTAGTAAGCATTAAATGGCCTGATTTTCACCACATATACACTGACGCATCAAAACACTCTTTGTCAGATTATACTGGCGTGGGCGTTTACCATACtcaatataacattatacaaaaaataaagcttccTCCAGAAACTTCAGTCTTTACAGGGGAATGTTATGGAATATATAAAGCGttagaatttattcttattgctagacttagtaaaactgttattttttcagATTCATATAGTGCCCTTCAGGCCGTTGAAAAATTTCCTTTCAAATCAAAATCTCACTCAATTGTGATACTGAATATCAGAAAAAAGCTCGTAGAATGCCTTTCCAAAAACGTAACTGTAGTTTTATGTTGGGTCCCTGGTCACgttaatataaaaggaaatgtaAAAGCCGACCGTTTGGCTAATGAGGCGATCACAAGTGGTGATATATAtccctatataaattattgcaacGATCTGGCTGCACTTCCAAACACTTTTCTCAGGGACTCCTGGGAAAAGTGCTGGGAAGAAAGCAGTCAGATAAAgggaaaaatatattcgaaagTCCAATTGGGTATACCGGAGAAACCATGGTTTTGTAAATTGAAACTTGGTAAGCGATGTACTAGTATAATCATGAGAATGCGCTTGGGTCATGTGTGTTCGCCAGCTCACCTGGCTAGACTTGGTATTATTGCTAGTAGAACTTGTGAATGCGGTGAAGAGGAGGGTGACCTCAATCATATCTTCTTCGCTTGTCCGCTTTATGATAATGCTCATTTTATAAGTCAACTCATTTCCTTTGGTGTTCCTTTTCCTTGTTGTATTTCTTCCCTcctcttatttaatgtaaatatttataaagctatttcctcatttattgtacataataacataaaaatatagtttgtatattcttattaatatattgtattggcgaatattattattattaatatattatatcttgacTAACTTTCCTGACTTAATCCTAATTCCGAAACCAATTTCCTTCCTGTAATATGTTTCCCTAGCTTTATTgacattggcgtagcacagcaacacagtgcttgtagccataaaaaaaaaaaaaaaaaaaaaaaagtatttttaatttttgtgcgagattaaaaaacattattatttgttgtgCGTCCTGGCGCTTTATCCCGCAATAATTGTGTCATTGAAtactttctataaaaataatttaattgattaagTTGGTagctataaaaagtaatattatactgtttaattgCTTTTTACAAAGACAATCTTGATTAGTTtttgaatagaaaattaaatcttaaaacAGGTGATGgtgttgaattatttgtggtaaaatatataggtagAGTGTTAAATATCGTCTAATATACTAGGTGCTATTTCCAGAATGCATCTGGGGGTGAATATATCTAACGCTTTGCAACAACTGGAGAGTGTGAAAGCTGCTGTTGATCAAAGTGATGATCCAAAATTGAAGGTATTTCTTTTACATAATCATCTTATATGAGTTAAAACTGCCCGAAGGCCCATTATATgctgaaatatataatttcttggAGAATTTGCTTCTTTTTTTCAATCTTTTATATGTGCACGACAAAacgactccactacacctgatagtaGGTGTAATGGGGTCTAGATAGAATTGCTATagatgagagatgattgcctGATTGTATCTGGTTTAAATGAACCAGCCGTATGCTGAATCTGCAATGTGACACACTTATGTATACCACTATGGtaggttttaacaacttgtgtagcTCTATCTAGGTAGCTGCTATAATAACGACCCGCTTTAACAACCtccaaaatagaaaaaatatttcatataaatatattatatttaaacttcaaaacaaaataatgtttaagaAACGTTTTCCCCAATCCTCTTATGTAAAGAGTTAATAGATTCATTCATAATTGTAATGTCTTAAATACATATTccttaatcatttttataataactatactcaatttatttaatattttttaccatcAGGCTGCAACCAGCGATGACTTGAATATGCTAATAAGTTTACTAGAGAGTCCAATATTGAAGAGTATAGCAACCCTTCATGACTCAGTGGACATGCTTGCAACTCAAGTGGCTCACCACCCCTCCATATTGCCAGGGGACTTTGACATCACACCGGCtggtaaagaaatttatttttgtcatcttACATTATCTTACATTAGATTTAGTTTGTTCTTTCCTAAACTGTAAGCTATCAAACAGATAATTCAATTCAATAGTCAGTATAAGCTCTCTTGTTTAATCCTAAAGGACTGCAACTGTTGGATCCAcaatactgattttattttcattttattatactgGCAGACTTTATTGACATAAATGCTACATAATGTTacttaacccgtgaggtagctgaatgtttgccggcaaacattgacagctacgcgtgtgacggaaaaataaccttattatgtagtatataaggttataatcccgtgacacacgcaaatgtcatgtagctgtcttggctcgccggcgattcacgagagaccaagagttaatattttaaaaaaatgtcccTAACCAGCTTCTGTCTGAATGAGATAATTAAAGTACCAAATAGATTgtgatgaaatttagtatttatttagtttgagATTCTGGGAAGCACATAGGCTTCATTTTATCTTGGTATAATATACAGTGGTATTTTTAACctggaaaaactctttcacacaggcaaaagctagttcaaatataaaatgtacctacttaaaaaaaaaaatatgtaagtatcaAAATATGATTACTAAAGAAATGAagttacatacaaaaatgtagacaATCTATtggtttttatgaaaatttctgtattatttattataatattcaaatattgatTTTGGGGTTAAACTTAGTGTGTGAAAACATTCAATTGCTTCGacaattaagataaaaaataatcgaatCATCGCAGCCAATAAGCTAGTTAGCTATAAGGACATTTGAAATTCAAACAATTTACTATATAAAAGTCACAAATTTTATctgtctaaattttatttttactcagaATTTCACTTGCTTTCAAAGCTTATGATTGCTAATAGACCATACTagcttatttaaaacaaactagaACTCATACGGGAAGAGTTAAGAATGCTCAAAAttgcattttgaaataaattaattttactttcacttctattttgtttttacttccTAACAACTCGGGTATCTCTTACACAATTCTTTTCAGGTGACTTGGCATTGCAAGCCAGGAATCTATATGGAAGTCATGAGGGTGAGGAAGAACAACGAGTGCCGCAGGTGTCACCTCCTCATAGTCTAGAGTTTGCTTCCAACTCTGATAATGAGCGCATTTTGGGTCTTGACAGTGGGTCTGTAGATTCAAATATGTCACCTAAACAGGTAAGatacaataactataatataacaGTCTGAATATTCAATCTGATCACCAATATCtgtttattcttaaattatatttcatatataatttgctttttttttatctaaattattgGTAGAGCCGAGGACTATTGGAGAGTTCCCGCAATGAAGACTCACTTGTCTCCGGATCCCACAACATAGTGGCAAGTGACTGGGCGCAAGTGGAAATCATAAATCTCGTTAATGATGGCACTGGACTTGGATTTGGTAATCTGTCTTACTATTGCAAGTGATGCAACATTGGtgcaatataaaaatgtcttGAAAGTAATCCTTTTTGGTACATAAACACAATAGCTCTTTATAACAAGGTAACTTGGCAATGGACATActtcataaaaatttaaaagcatatgatgttaattaagattatttgaTAAAGACACAAAGCCtatttgtataatagtatattaattcCATTCcaaatttgttttgtgtttcaGGCATCATTGGAGCTCGAACAAGTGGAGTTATTGTTAAGACTATACTAGCTGGCGGCGTAGCTGATCGCGACGGACGCCTTAAATCTGGAGATCATATTCTTCAGATTGGAGATGTAGGTGTAATTCATATACACTCTAATGTGTTATTTTACtctatttgactgcctcggtggcgtagttgtaagtgtacacggtacaagtacgactgccgcgctgaggtcctgggttcgaaccccgagtcgggccaaaataattgtgactgagtttttccatcttaaaaattactcagtcgcagctcggagtcaggtaGTTGGCGGTGtggatacccccgtgcctcggaaagcacgtaaagccgttggtcctgcgcctgatctctctccggtcatgtcggattgctgtctcaccgaactatgagagtgaaggaacagagagtgcacctgtgtattgcgca
Encoded proteins:
- the LOC115455797 gene encoding E3 ubiquitin-protein ligase RNF4 — translated: MNNNNDVDDFVDLTNSYILADHCAIADAIIDLDTDDSIIEENVIPGYSSSLSDTADVTHLHRDTSIPTERFSSKKVHQKKKTQKKKPALRTSINEAETKFGSCPVCWDELGKNPLASTKCGHVYCLKCLEKCLCVEKRCPTCRTILKGKSAYHPLYLPV